One window of the Candidatus Methylacidiphilales bacterium genome contains the following:
- a CDS encoding trehalase family glycosidase has product MTSESIDSTQVNSVIDYIRANWPRSIYRDSNGSGYNGEDLPFPYSSPCIKGEGHYSYFFYWDTYFTNLGLLRHGYIETARDNIRNMLWLIQRQGYMPNHVALYNRSQSPYFCRIVQDYFAAGGNDALLPECANGIRQEYNFWTTARNTPIGLTQHRHHETADGCAEFYDSITNRLHFLAKDASTSDKVRIGGHYMAEAEATCDFTPRFSRRCLDFCQVDLNALLFEYELVLADYSQRLGWGDHKLWLGRNAARRERMNRYLWNEEQGLFLDYDFINQRPSDVPAQTGYQTLFCGLATPQQAARMVANLPLFERDHGMAYTPEMPGCRDYQWAFPNVWPPMVWMMVEGLRRYGYEPEALRLARKYVATTIRLFEKTGQLWEKTDAATGEVAGGEYTAAPMLGWTAGVFVALIDYIRQK; this is encoded by the coding sequence ATGACGTCTGAAAGCATTGACAGTACGCAAGTAAACAGCGTTATCGATTACATCCGTGCCAACTGGCCCCGCTCGATCTACCGCGACTCCAATGGCTCCGGTTACAACGGCGAGGATCTGCCGTTCCCGTACAGTTCCCCCTGCATCAAAGGGGAAGGCCATTATTCCTATTTCTTCTACTGGGACACCTACTTCACCAACCTGGGTCTCCTCCGCCACGGATATATCGAGACCGCGAGGGATAACATCAGGAATATGCTCTGGCTCATCCAACGCCAAGGCTACATGCCCAACCACGTTGCACTCTATAACCGCTCGCAGTCCCCCTATTTCTGCCGTATCGTGCAGGATTACTTCGCCGCGGGCGGAAACGATGCATTGCTTCCGGAATGCGCCAATGGCATCCGCCAGGAATACAATTTCTGGACTACCGCCAGGAATACCCCCATCGGACTCACCCAACACCGCCATCACGAAACAGCGGACGGCTGCGCGGAGTTCTATGACAGCATAACCAATCGCCTCCATTTCCTGGCCAAGGATGCCTCCACCTCCGACAAAGTCCGCATCGGTGGCCACTATATGGCCGAAGCAGAGGCCACGTGCGACTTCACTCCACGTTTCAGCCGTCGCTGCCTCGATTTCTGCCAGGTGGATCTGAACGCCCTACTTTTCGAATACGAACTCGTCCTCGCCGACTACAGCCAGCGCCTTGGCTGGGGCGACCACAAACTCTGGCTGGGGCGTAATGCCGCCAGGCGTGAACGCATGAACCGCTACCTTTGGAATGAGGAACAAGGTCTTTTTCTTGATTACGATTTCATCAACCAGCGTCCAAGTGACGTTCCCGCGCAGACCGGTTATCAGACGCTCTTCTGTGGTTTGGCCACGCCGCAGCAAGCCGCACGCATGGTCGCCAACCTCCCGCTCTTCGAGCGCGACCATGGCATGGCTTACACTCCTGAAATGCCCGGTTGCCGGGACTACCAATGGGCATTCCCCAATGTCTGGCCACCCATGGTGTGGATGATGGTGGAAGGCCTGCGCCGGTACGGCTACGAGCCGGAGGCCCTCCGCCTCGCCCGAAAGTACGTTGCCACCACCATCCGCCTCTTCGAAAAGACCGGGCAGCTCTGGGAGAAAACCGATGCCGCGACCGGCGAAGTCGCCGGCGGCGAATACACCGCAGCTCCGATGCTGGGCTGGACTGCGGGCGTGTTCGTCGCGCTTATCGACTACATTCGTCAGAAATAG
- a CDS encoding glycoside hydrolase family 127 protein, which translates to MKLQIQDELAYRLNRNFDRLEREEYCPESVFASTDNNQQWPGDYPGRVILDLVQLVRVTGRRAKHLDSILKALPKHFNARGYLGEVLPEGIFDEQQLAGHGWLVAALLAYYEFSGEEQSLALARTMACELYKPLLGRMISHYTIDPKGTLQGKHSGTRMESIRNGWRLSTDVGCAFIALEGLVPARRLLKESWISALIEEMTECFAGLDLVAVSAQTHATLTTARNLLAWHDQAGGESLLVAAERLYRLYREQAMTENYANYNWFNRPEWTEPCAIVDSFIIAMELWKKTGRCEYIQDAHSIYYNALGYAQKPHGGFGCDCCVGAGGPDLCNQVYDVTWCCNMRGAVGLAYAAQHALLVDEGALTLLFPFSFRVEELESSGVTIMECSTGYPREGCFKIKIQTAPTLGPLSLRWFMPSWVDLNSVKILVNNELMTPVNDAPFWSVPIMPGQMSEIDARFDMPTHQESRRVSGSAQELYRYRRGPLVLAERQRVDSTGKPVTAEESAQLQPFNDIIYLSDDEAMKDRRHVLFSKMIKFVA; encoded by the coding sequence ATGAAGTTACAAATTCAGGATGAATTGGCTTATCGATTGAATCGCAATTTTGATCGTTTGGAACGGGAGGAGTATTGCCCCGAATCCGTTTTTGCTTCCACAGATAATAACCAACAGTGGCCCGGTGACTATCCCGGTCGTGTGATTCTGGACCTGGTTCAACTGGTACGCGTGACCGGACGCCGCGCGAAGCACCTTGATTCAATCCTAAAAGCGCTGCCGAAACATTTCAATGCGCGAGGCTATCTTGGAGAGGTTCTGCCCGAAGGAATATTTGACGAACAACAGTTGGCCGGCCACGGCTGGCTGGTAGCGGCCTTGCTGGCGTACTATGAGTTCTCAGGCGAAGAACAATCCCTGGCGTTGGCCAGAACAATGGCCTGCGAGCTCTATAAGCCGCTCCTCGGACGGATGATTTCTCATTATACGATTGATCCCAAAGGAACTTTGCAGGGAAAGCACTCCGGCACTCGCATGGAATCGATACGCAACGGTTGGCGCCTGTCAACCGATGTGGGCTGCGCCTTCATTGCACTGGAGGGATTGGTTCCCGCCCGTCGTTTGCTGAAGGAGAGTTGGATATCCGCCTTGATTGAGGAAATGACGGAATGTTTTGCGGGTTTGGATTTGGTGGCAGTCTCCGCGCAAACTCATGCGACGTTGACTACGGCGCGCAATCTTTTGGCGTGGCATGATCAGGCAGGGGGCGAGAGTTTGCTGGTTGCAGCGGAACGGCTGTACCGGCTTTATCGTGAACAGGCGATGACGGAGAATTACGCCAACTATAATTGGTTTAATCGTCCGGAGTGGACGGAACCCTGCGCGATTGTGGATTCCTTTATTATTGCCATGGAGTTATGGAAAAAGACCGGGCGCTGCGAATACATTCAAGATGCCCACTCCATTTACTATAATGCGCTTGGCTATGCCCAGAAGCCGCACGGCGGATTTGGCTGCGACTGTTGTGTGGGTGCTGGAGGTCCGGATTTGTGCAACCAAGTCTATGATGTCACATGGTGTTGCAATATGCGGGGCGCCGTGGGACTTGCTTATGCGGCGCAACATGCCTTGCTGGTGGATGAAGGCGCGCTGACATTGCTGTTTCCATTTTCTTTCCGGGTGGAAGAACTCGAGTCATCCGGGGTCACGATCATGGAGTGCAGCACAGGTTATCCCAGGGAGGGTTGTTTCAAGATCAAAATTCAAACCGCACCAACACTGGGCCCGTTGTCTTTGCGCTGGTTTATGCCTTCATGGGTGGATCTGAATTCTGTGAAAATATTGGTCAACAACGAGCTGATGACGCCCGTTAACGACGCACCCTTTTGGAGCGTGCCAATCATGCCGGGTCAAATGTCGGAAATAGATGCTCGCTTCGATATGCCAACCCATCAGGAATCGCGACGGGTATCAGGATCTGCACAAGAGCTCTATCGCTATCGCCGGGGACCACTCGTTTTGGCGGAACGCCAGCGAGTGGATTCAACGGGGAAGCCTGTTACTGCGGAAGAATCGGCCCAGTTGCAGCCATTCAATGACATTATCTATCTGTCGGATGATGAAGCCATGAAGGACCGGCGGCATGTGCTCTTTTCAAAGATGATTAAATTTGTCGCATGA